A single window of Kitasatospora sp. HUAS MG31 DNA harbors:
- a CDS encoding peptidoglycan-binding domain-containing protein produces the protein MGAIEEPGAGGAPGAPPTEPDEPAGPTGRRRRVLLYAVATAVLVSAAGVGAGAVIRSSAQVAAEQPPPPADVLTAAVERRVLVDSVVLRGQVTAVQTVVVTPVPPGGGRAVITRLPVPAGGSVEPGRPIAEVSGRPVFALPGELPVYRDLRPGTTGPDVKQLQQALETLGFTSAGDAPGTYGPKTAAAVKSFYTSQGYDPLPAQPDGPARVAAAEDAVTAGQRAVEDARDARRAAAGTSGSTAARRKETRATEDLTKLRQRLTEAQDAAAAMVPATEVVYLTGFPARVDAVAGRIGGDVTGGLLTVSAGALVAKATLTPAQKRLVQVGQTASIVSEQNGLTTTATVASVSDGQLTGPGTGTADGGGTGPQTAFQMVLQPGRPLDPGSLGEEVRLTVQAAASTEPVLVVPVSAVASTPDGKTQVTVVRDGRREQVEVVCGMTGGGSVEVRPVEGAVLADGEQVVVGVRNGPA, from the coding sequence ATGGGTGCGATCGAGGAACCGGGGGCCGGCGGCGCCCCCGGGGCACCGCCGACCGAGCCGGACGAACCCGCCGGGCCCACCGGCCGCCGCCGGCGGGTCCTGCTGTACGCGGTGGCCACCGCCGTCCTGGTGTCGGCGGCCGGGGTGGGCGCCGGCGCGGTGATCAGGTCCTCGGCCCAGGTCGCCGCCGAACAGCCGCCGCCCCCCGCCGACGTGCTGACCGCCGCGGTGGAACGGCGGGTGCTGGTGGACTCGGTGGTGCTGCGCGGTCAGGTCACCGCCGTCCAGACCGTGGTGGTGACACCCGTCCCGCCGGGCGGGGGCCGGGCGGTGATCACCCGGCTGCCCGTCCCGGCCGGCGGCTCGGTGGAACCGGGCCGCCCGATCGCCGAGGTGTCCGGCCGGCCGGTGTTCGCCCTGCCCGGCGAGCTGCCGGTCTACCGCGACCTGCGGCCCGGCACCACCGGGCCGGACGTGAAGCAGCTTCAGCAGGCCCTGGAGACCCTCGGGTTCACCTCGGCCGGCGACGCCCCCGGCACGTACGGGCCGAAGACCGCGGCGGCCGTGAAGTCCTTCTACACCTCCCAGGGCTACGACCCGCTGCCCGCCCAGCCCGACGGTCCGGCCCGGGTGGCCGCCGCCGAGGACGCCGTCACCGCCGGCCAGCGGGCCGTGGAGGACGCCCGGGACGCCCGGCGCGCGGCCGCCGGCACCTCGGGCTCCACGGCCGCCCGGCGGAAGGAGACCCGCGCCACCGAGGACCTCACCAAGCTGCGCCAGCGGCTCACCGAGGCCCAGGACGCCGCGGCGGCGATGGTCCCGGCGACCGAGGTGGTCTACCTGACGGGGTTCCCGGCCCGGGTGGACGCGGTGGCCGGCCGGATCGGCGGCGACGTGACCGGCGGCCTGCTGACCGTCTCGGCCGGGGCCCTGGTCGCCAAAGCCACGCTGACCCCGGCCCAGAAGCGGCTGGTCCAGGTCGGCCAGACCGCCAGCATCGTCTCCGAGCAGAACGGGCTCACCACCACGGCCACGGTCGCCTCGGTCTCGGACGGACAGCTCACCGGCCCCGGTACCGGGACGGCCGACGGCGGCGGGACCGGGCCGCAGACGGCCTTCCAGATGGTCCTCCAGCCGGGCCGCCCGCTCGACCCCGGATCGCTGGGCGAGGAGGTCCGGCTGACCGTCCAGGCGGCGGCCTCCACCGAGCCGGTGCTGGTCGTCCCGGTCTCCGCGGTCGCCTCCACCCCGGACGGGAAGACCCAGGTGACGGTGGTCCGGGACGGGCGGCGGGAGCAGGTGGAGGTGGTCTGCGGGATGACCGGCGGCGGCAGCGTCGAGGTCCGGCCGGTGGAGGGCGCCGTGCTGGCCGACGGGGAGCAGGTGGTGGTCGGCGTCCGGAACGGTCCGGCGTGA
- a CDS encoding ATP-binding cassette domain-containing protein: MSTPVVEFREVGLTLPGPPPATVLGPCGLTVRPGEYLAVTGPPGEGRSALVDLLGLLTAPTRGRYLLDGVDTTALTDRRRSALRGRRIGLLRTADLLMPDRTAAENAALALLYTADRGTRRPAERLAAAGEALARVGLAARAARPVRGLTPGERRRVALARALAADPVLLVCEEPSGGLAPQDAEHLLDLMDGLNADGLTVVLATGDGSVAARADRVVTVRGGVLRDLGWHGGGVWRGGPPAGRDGSPGGWSNASPDGWSNRWSDGWSDGWSEEWPEPEEEGWAEPDTLVDPAAWAEPDGWSGQTGRSGLVGWSAPGDRSGRSGRGPDEGPDAYEEEVGAR; the protein is encoded by the coding sequence GTGAGCACCCCCGTCGTCGAGTTCCGCGAGGTCGGCCTGACCCTGCCGGGGCCGCCCCCGGCGACCGTCCTCGGCCCGTGCGGGCTGACCGTCCGGCCCGGCGAGTACCTCGCGGTCACCGGGCCGCCCGGGGAGGGCCGGTCCGCGCTGGTCGACCTGCTCGGCCTGCTCACCGCCCCGACCCGCGGCCGCTACCTGCTGGACGGGGTGGACACCACCGCGCTGACCGATCGCCGGCGCTCGGCCCTGCGCGGCCGCCGGATCGGCCTGCTGCGCACCGCGGACCTGCTGATGCCCGACCGCACCGCCGCCGAGAACGCCGCCCTGGCCCTGCTCTACACCGCCGACCGCGGGACCCGCCGCCCGGCCGAGCGGCTGGCCGCGGCCGGGGAGGCGCTCGCCCGGGTCGGCCTCGCCGCCCGCGCCGCCCGGCCCGTCCGCGGGCTCACGCCCGGCGAACGGCGGCGGGTCGCCCTCGCCCGGGCCCTCGCCGCCGACCCGGTGCTGCTGGTGTGCGAGGAACCGTCCGGCGGCCTGGCCCCGCAGGACGCCGAGCACCTCCTCGACCTGATGGACGGGCTCAACGCCGACGGCCTGACCGTGGTCCTGGCCACCGGGGACGGCTCGGTGGCCGCCCGGGCCGACCGGGTGGTCACGGTCCGGGGCGGCGTGCTGCGGGACCTCGGGTGGCACGGCGGCGGTGTGTGGCGGGGCGGCCCGCCGGCGGGCCGGGACGGGTCGCCCGGGGGCTGGTCGAACGCGTCGCCCGACGGGTGGTCGAACAGGTGGTCCGACGGGTGGTCGGACGGCTGGTCCGAGGAGTGGCCGGAGCCCGAGGAGGAGGGGTGGGCCGAACCGGACACCCTGGTCGACCCGGCGGCCTGGGCCGAGCCTGACGGCTGGTCGGGTCAGACCGGCCGGTCCGGGCTCGTCGGCTGGTCCGCGCCGGGCGACCGGTCCGGGCGGAGCGGCCGGGGCCCGGACGAGGGGCCCGACGCTTACGAGGAGGAGGTGGGGGCGCGATGA
- a CDS encoding ABC transporter permease, translated as MTLRPLHGDGDRPPRRFARLRRRRRQGGRREGPRRRLGPAGPSVPSSRLGPRDLVAEAVGDLLDRPGRTAAAGLGVVLGIGALVAALGLGSTTASQYDGRFSVAAATTVTVEGASDLPAAFPADAEYRVTRLRGVRAAGLYWSVGTDGAEVSATQEAPGTGRTPVLAASAGALEAAAPHLVQGRLFDGWHDATAQRVAVLGAETAARLGITSLAARPAVYIADQPFAVIGITDGGGRGPELLRSVTIPRGTAALLFGGPVAAPARMLVATRAGAAEQIAAEVPVALDPTRPDQFRALPPPDPRTLRSPVPGVPERTVLLAAGCGLAAGTAVLALAALLGVRRRAGEIGLRRALGAARRHVLAQVLARTTAVGLLAAPTGAALGVLAVLGVVLAHGWTARISPWAVLAALPAGLLAGLLAGLPAALGAARSSPARSLRRAAPRP; from the coding sequence ATGACGCTCCGTCCGCTCCACGGGGACGGCGACCGGCCGCCCCGCCGGTTCGCCCGGCTGCGGCGGCGGCGCCGTCAGGGCGGCCGGCGCGAGGGTCCCCGCCGGCGCCTCGGACCCGCCGGGCCGTCCGTGCCGTCCTCCCGGCTGGGGCCGCGCGACCTGGTCGCCGAGGCGGTCGGCGACCTGCTCGACCGGCCCGGGCGGACGGCGGCGGCCGGGCTGGGCGTGGTGCTGGGCATCGGCGCCCTGGTCGCCGCCCTCGGCCTCGGCTCCACCACGGCCTCGCAGTACGACGGCCGGTTCTCGGTGGCCGCCGCCACCACCGTCACCGTGGAGGGCGCGTCCGACCTGCCCGCCGCCTTCCCGGCCGACGCCGAGTACCGGGTGACCCGGCTGCGCGGGGTGCGGGCCGCCGGGCTGTACTGGAGCGTCGGCACGGACGGGGCCGAGGTGTCCGCCACCCAGGAGGCCCCCGGCACCGGACGGACCCCCGTGCTCGCCGCCTCCGCCGGGGCACTGGAGGCCGCCGCCCCGCACCTGGTCCAGGGCCGGCTCTTCGACGGCTGGCACGACGCCACGGCGCAGCGGGTGGCCGTCCTCGGTGCGGAGACCGCCGCCCGGCTGGGCATCACCTCGCTGGCGGCGCGGCCCGCCGTCTACATCGCCGACCAGCCGTTCGCGGTCATCGGGATCACCGACGGCGGCGGCCGCGGGCCCGAGCTGCTGCGCTCGGTGACCATCCCGCGGGGCACCGCCGCGCTGCTCTTCGGCGGGCCTGTTGCCGCGCCCGCCCGGATGCTGGTCGCCACCCGGGCCGGGGCGGCCGAACAGATCGCCGCCGAGGTCCCGGTGGCGCTGGATCCGACCCGGCCCGACCAGTTCCGCGCCCTGCCGCCGCCGGATCCGCGCACCCTGCGCTCCCCCGTCCCCGGCGTCCCGGAGCGGACCGTGCTGCTCGCCGCCGGGTGCGGTCTGGCCGCCGGTACCGCCGTGCTCGCCCTGGCCGCCCTCCTGGGAGTGCGGCGGCGCGCCGGGGAGATCGGGCTGCGCCGGGCCCTCGGTGCGGCCCGGCGGCACGTCCTGGCCCAGGTGCTGGCCCGGACCACGGCGGTCGGCCTGCTGGCCGCACCGACCGGGGCCGCGCTCGGGGTGCTCGCGGTGCTGGGCGTCGTCCTGGCGCACGGCTGGACGGCCCGGATCAGTCCGTGGGCGGTCCTCGCCGCCCTGCCCGCCGGGCTGCTCGCGGGCCTGCTGGCCGGGCTCCCGGCCGCCCTCGGGGCCGCCCGCAGCAGCCCCGCCCGGTCGCTGCGGCGCGCCGCGCCCCGGCCCTGA
- a CDS encoding BlaI/MecI/CopY family transcriptional regulator — MVRPLGELENDIMTRVWQWNRPVTVREVLEDLRSERDIAYTTVMTVLDKLHRKGWLRREQVGRAYRYEPVSSREAYTAALMNEAWATSDNPAAALVHFFGLMSPEQREALRDALRVAAVLPAEPEPESGDSPGGGTGETGGAPAR, encoded by the coding sequence ATGGTGCGGCCACTCGGAGAACTAGAGAACGACATCATGACCCGGGTGTGGCAGTGGAACCGCCCGGTCACGGTTCGCGAGGTTCTGGAGGATCTGCGGTCGGAACGCGATATCGCGTACACGACGGTGATGACGGTGCTGGACAAGCTCCACAGAAAGGGCTGGCTCCGCCGCGAGCAGGTCGGCCGGGCCTATCGATATGAGCCGGTCTCCTCGCGCGAGGCATACACCGCCGCGCTGATGAACGAGGCGTGGGCGACCAGTGACAATCCGGCGGCCGCGCTGGTGCACTTCTTCGGGCTGATGTCCCCCGAGCAGCGCGAGGCACTGAGGGACGCACTCCGGGTGGCCGCCGTGCTGCCCGCGGAACCGGAACCGGAATCCGGGGATTCGCCCGGCGGTGGAACCGGGGAGACCGGCGGCGCCCCGGCACGATAA
- a CDS encoding amino-acid N-acetyltransferase, with the protein MEVTIRRARTTDVRAVRRLIDAYARDGILLDKPTVTLFEAVQEFWVAERDDNGTVVACGALHVMWEDLAEVRTLAVDPSCTGHGVGHLLLEKLLQTARWLGVRRIFCLTFEVAFFAKHGFVEIGENDDRTSDPAAVAGEVYEELLRSYDEGVAEFLDLERVKPNTLGNSRMLLHL; encoded by the coding sequence ATGGAGGTCACCATCCGCCGGGCGCGGACCACGGACGTTCGGGCGGTGCGCCGCCTCATCGACGCGTACGCGCGGGACGGGATCCTGCTCGACAAGCCGACCGTCACCCTGTTCGAGGCGGTCCAGGAGTTCTGGGTCGCCGAGCGGGACGACAACGGAACGGTGGTGGCCTGCGGCGCCCTGCACGTGATGTGGGAGGACCTGGCGGAAGTCCGCACACTCGCGGTCGACCCGTCCTGCACGGGCCACGGCGTCGGACACCTGCTGCTGGAGAAGCTGCTGCAGACCGCGCGCTGGCTCGGCGTCCGTCGGATTTTCTGCTTGACGTTCGAGGTCGCCTTCTTCGCGAAACACGGCTTCGTGGAGATCGGCGAAAACGACGATCGTACGTCAGACCCGGCGGCGGTGGCAGGGGAAGTCTATGAAGAACTCCTGCGCTCGTACGATGAAGGAGTCGCGGAGTTCCTGGACCTGGAGCGGGTGAAGCCCAACACCCTGGGCAACTCACGGATGCTGCTACACCTCTGA
- a CDS encoding histone-like nucleoid-structuring protein Lsr2 gives MAQRVQVILEDDLDGGSADETVTFALDGVAYEIDLKSDNAEKLRDLLAPYVEKGRKQSGRLAAPRRSGSTGGGRGAGRASAGQPDTAKIRNWAKENGYQVNDRGRVPSDIRAAYEKANAS, from the coding sequence GTGGCACAGAGGGTTCAGGTCATTCTGGAAGACGATCTCGACGGCGGCTCTGCGGACGAGACGGTGACGTTCGCGCTCGACGGCGTTGCCTACGAGATCGACCTGAAGAGCGACAACGCGGAGAAGCTCCGCGATCTGCTGGCCCCGTACGTCGAGAAGGGCCGCAAGCAGAGCGGCCGGCTCGCCGCCCCGCGGCGCAGTGGCAGCACCGGTGGCGGCCGCGGCGCCGGCCGCGCCTCCGCGGGCCAGCCGGACACCGCCAAGATCCGCAACTGGGCGAAGGAGAACGGCTACCAGGTCAACGACCGCGGCCGGGTCCCCAGCGACATCCGCGCGGCGTACGAGAAGGCCAACGCCTCCTGA
- a CDS encoding ATP-dependent Clp protease ATP-binding subunit — protein sequence MFERFTDRARRVVVLAQEEARMLNHNYIGTEHILLGLIHEGEGVAAKALESLGISLEAVRQQVEEIIGQGQQAPSGHIPFTPRAKKVLELSLREALQLGHNYIGTEHILLGLIREGEGVAAQVLVKLGADLNRVRQQVIQLLSGYSGGGKESATAGGPAEGTPSTSLVLDQFGRNLTQAAREAKLDPVIGREKEIERVMQVLSRRTKNNPVLIGEPGVGKTAVVEGLAQAIVKGEVPETLKDKQLYTLDLGALVAGSRYRGDFEERLKKVLKEIRTRGDIILFIDELHTLVGAGAAEGAIDAASILKPMLARGELQTIGATTLDEYRKHLEKDAALERRFQPIQVAEPSLPHTIEILKGLRDRYEAHHRVSITDAALVAAATLADRYISDRFLPDKAIDLIDEAGSRMRIRRMTAPPDLREFDEKIAEVRREKESAIDAQDFEKAAGLRDSEKQLLQAKAKREKEWKAGDMDVVAEVDEELIAEVLATATGIPVFKLTEEESSRLLRMEDELHKRVIGQKDAIKALSQAIRRTRAGLKDPKRPGGSFIFAGPSGVGKTELSKTLAEFLFGDEDALIALDMSEFSEKHTVSRLFGSPPGYVGYEEGGQLTEKVRRKPFSVVLFDEVEKAHPDIFNSLLQILEDGRLTDSQGRVVDFKNTVIIMTTNLGTRDISKGFNLGFAATGDTATGYERMKAKVGEELKQHFRPEFLNRVDDIVVFHQLSEDDIIQIVDLMIAKVDSRLRDRDMGLELSVEAKKLLAKKGYDPILGARPLRRTIQREIEDHLSEKILFGELRAGHLVVVGTEGEGKEAKFTFRGEEKSPVADTPAAVGTAGPDLTK from the coding sequence ATGTTCGAGAGGTTCACCGACCGCGCGCGGCGGGTTGTCGTCCTGGCTCAGGAAGAAGCCCGGATGCTCAACCACAACTACATCGGCACCGAGCACATTCTCCTGGGCCTGATCCACGAGGGCGAGGGTGTCGCCGCCAAGGCGCTGGAGAGCCTCGGGATCTCGCTCGAGGCGGTCCGCCAGCAGGTGGAGGAGATCATCGGCCAGGGCCAGCAGGCCCCGTCCGGCCACATCCCCTTCACCCCCCGGGCGAAGAAGGTCCTGGAGCTGTCGCTCCGCGAGGCCCTCCAGCTCGGCCACAACTACATCGGCACCGAGCACATCCTGCTGGGCCTGATCCGCGAGGGCGAGGGCGTCGCCGCCCAGGTCCTGGTGAAGCTGGGCGCCGATCTCAACCGGGTGCGGCAGCAGGTCATCCAGCTGCTCTCCGGTTACTCCGGCGGCGGCAAGGAGTCGGCCACGGCCGGCGGCCCCGCCGAGGGCACCCCGTCGACCTCGCTGGTCCTCGACCAGTTCGGCCGGAACCTGACCCAGGCCGCCCGCGAGGCCAAGCTCGACCCGGTGATCGGGCGCGAGAAGGAGATCGAGCGGGTCATGCAGGTGCTGTCCCGCCGCACCAAGAACAACCCGGTGCTGATCGGTGAGCCCGGCGTCGGCAAGACCGCCGTGGTGGAGGGCCTGGCCCAGGCGATCGTCAAGGGCGAGGTCCCGGAGACGCTGAAGGACAAGCAGCTCTACACCCTCGACCTGGGCGCCCTGGTCGCCGGTTCCCGGTACCGCGGTGACTTCGAGGAGCGCCTGAAGAAGGTGCTCAAGGAGATCCGCACCCGCGGCGACATCATCCTGTTCATCGACGAGCTGCACACCCTGGTCGGCGCGGGCGCCGCCGAGGGCGCGATCGACGCCGCCAGCATCCTCAAGCCGATGCTGGCCCGCGGCGAGCTGCAGACCATCGGTGCCACCACGCTGGACGAGTACCGCAAGCACCTGGAGAAGGACGCCGCGCTGGAGCGCCGCTTCCAGCCGATCCAGGTCGCCGAGCCGTCGCTGCCGCACACCATCGAGATCCTCAAGGGCCTGCGCGACCGGTACGAGGCGCACCACCGCGTCTCGATCACCGACGCCGCCCTGGTCGCCGCCGCCACCCTGGCCGACCGGTACATCTCGGACCGCTTCCTGCCGGACAAGGCGATCGACCTGATCGACGAGGCCGGTTCCCGGATGCGCATCCGCCGGATGACCGCGCCGCCGGACCTGCGCGAGTTCGACGAGAAGATCGCCGAGGTGCGCCGGGAGAAGGAGTCCGCGATCGACGCGCAGGACTTCGAGAAGGCGGCCGGCCTGCGCGACAGCGAGAAGCAGCTGCTGCAGGCGAAGGCCAAGCGGGAGAAGGAGTGGAAGGCCGGCGACATGGACGTCGTGGCCGAGGTGGACGAGGAGCTCATCGCCGAGGTCCTGGCCACCGCCACCGGCATCCCGGTCTTCAAGCTGACCGAGGAGGAGTCCTCCCGCCTGCTGCGCATGGAGGACGAGCTGCACAAGCGCGTCATCGGCCAGAAGGACGCCATCAAGGCGCTCTCGCAGGCCATCCGGCGTACCCGTGCGGGCCTCAAGGACCCGAAGCGCCCCGGTGGTTCGTTCATCTTCGCCGGTCCGTCCGGTGTCGGTAAGACCGAGCTGTCCAAGACGCTGGCGGAGTTCCTGTTCGGCGACGAGGACGCGCTGATCGCGCTCGACATGTCCGAGTTCTCCGAGAAGCACACCGTCTCCCGGCTGTTCGGCTCCCCGCCCGGGTACGTGGGCTACGAGGAGGGCGGCCAGCTCACCGAGAAGGTGCGCCGCAAGCCGTTCTCGGTCGTCCTCTTCGACGAGGTCGAGAAGGCCCACCCGGACATCTTCAACTCGCTGCTGCAGATCCTGGAGGACGGTCGCCTGACCGACTCCCAGGGCCGGGTCGTCGACTTCAAGAACACGGTCATCATCATGACCACCAACCTCGGCACCCGGGACATCTCCAAGGGCTTCAACCTGGGCTTCGCGGCCACCGGCGACACCGCCACCGGCTACGAGCGGATGAAGGCCAAGGTCGGCGAGGAGCTCAAGCAGCACTTCCGCCCCGAGTTCCTCAACCGTGTCGACGACATCGTGGTGTTCCACCAGCTGTCCGAGGACGACATCATCCAGATCGTCGACCTCATGATCGCCAAGGTGGACTCCCGCCTGCGTGACCGCGACATGGGCCTGGAGCTGAGCGTCGAGGCGAAGAAGCTGCTGGCGAAGAAGGGCTACGACCCGATCCTGGGCGCCCGCCCGCTCCGCCGGACGATCCAGCGCGAGATCGAGGACCACCTCTCCGAGAAGATCCTCTTCGGCGAGCTGCGCGCCGGCCACCTGGTGGTCGTCGGCACCGAGGGCGAGGGCAAGGAGGCCAAGTTCACCTTCCGCGGTGAGGAGAAGTCCCCGGTGGCGGACACTCCGGCGGCGGTGGGTACGGCCGGCCCGGATCTCACTAAGTAA
- a CDS encoding immune inhibitor A domain-containing protein: MAVVAALGAGMLPGTATAAPANPVPRDPADAVQSVKVDHNIPGPLTAKVEAEQKAAVEQLVNGTAKIEKHGASSAIKLGRDKYVELARERTDKIFTILVEFGDQVDSTTTGPDGKPKYGGEPGPAHNKIAAPDRTKDNSTAWQADYNQQHFQDLYFSKTQDSLKTYYERQSSGRYSVDGQVTDWVKVPWNEARYGSNYCGQHVCNNAQDLIRDGINAWVADQKAKGQSDEQVKATIAQYDQWDRYDFDHDGNFNEPDGYIDHFQIVHAGEDESAGGGAQGTNALWAHRSYAYGNQAGKQGPDNNKLGGTPVGASGIWVGDYTMQPENGGLGVFAHEYGHDLGLPDLYDTSGQGIDNSVGFWSLMSSGSWLGEGKDSIGDKPNDLDVWSKLQLGWLDYDKAQAGKSSFHLLGPVEFNTKRKQALVVDLPKKTVTTEINTPFAGGNEWWSGSADDLNVTMTRDLDLTGKTSAKLTAKAWYDLETDYDYAYAEVSTDGGANWTALAGTFNGTALPDNAINGTSGGNWGDLAFPLDAYAGKAIKVRFHNTTDGGVHMKGLALDEIAITADGATVFTDGAESGDNGWTATGFSRISGKFSKDYDQKYLVENRQYVSYDTTLKTGPYNFGFSTTKPGWVEHYANQNGILIWLWDSSQSDNNVANHPGQGLAIPVDSHPNTLKWADGTLMRPRVQGYDSTFGFERTDALKLHKADVETKIPSAKGVTVFDDRKSYWTEENKYSSVKVPNTGTQIEVLWQSWNQLEALVRVKPVK; encoded by the coding sequence ATGGCGGTCGTCGCCGCGCTTGGTGCGGGCATGCTGCCCGGGACGGCCACCGCGGCTCCTGCCAACCCCGTTCCGCGGGACCCGGCCGACGCCGTCCAGTCGGTCAAGGTCGACCACAACATTCCCGGTCCGCTGACCGCGAAGGTCGAGGCGGAGCAGAAGGCCGCCGTCGAGCAGCTGGTCAACGGCACCGCGAAGATCGAGAAGCACGGCGCCAGCAGCGCGATCAAGCTGGGCCGCGACAAGTACGTCGAGCTCGCCCGCGAGCGCACGGACAAGATCTTCACCATCCTGGTCGAGTTCGGTGACCAGGTGGACAGCACCACCACCGGCCCTGACGGCAAGCCGAAGTACGGCGGCGAGCCCGGCCCGGCGCACAACAAGATCGCGGCTCCGGACCGCACCAAGGACAACTCGACCGCCTGGCAGGCCGACTACAACCAGCAGCACTTCCAGGACCTGTACTTCAGCAAGACCCAGGACTCGCTGAAGACGTACTACGAGCGCCAGTCCTCGGGCCGCTACTCGGTCGACGGCCAGGTCACCGACTGGGTGAAGGTGCCGTGGAACGAGGCCCGTTACGGCTCGAACTACTGCGGCCAGCACGTCTGCAACAACGCGCAGGACCTGATCCGCGACGGCATCAACGCCTGGGTCGCCGACCAGAAGGCCAAGGGCCAGTCGGACGAGCAGGTCAAGGCCACCATCGCGCAGTACGACCAGTGGGACCGGTACGACTTCGACCACGACGGCAACTTCAACGAGCCCGACGGTTACATCGACCACTTCCAGATCGTGCACGCCGGTGAGGACGAGTCGGCCGGCGGCGGCGCTCAGGGCACCAACGCGCTCTGGGCCCACCGTTCGTACGCCTACGGCAACCAGGCCGGCAAGCAGGGCCCGGACAACAACAAGCTCGGTGGCACCCCGGTGGGCGCCTCGGGCATCTGGGTCGGCGACTACACCATGCAGCCGGAGAACGGCGGCCTGGGCGTGTTCGCCCACGAGTACGGCCACGACCTCGGTCTGCCGGACCTCTACGACACCTCCGGCCAGGGCATCGACAACTCCGTCGGTTTCTGGTCGCTGATGTCCTCGGGTTCCTGGCTCGGTGAGGGCAAGGACTCGATCGGCGACAAGCCGAACGACCTGGACGTGTGGAGCAAGCTGCAGCTCGGCTGGCTCGACTACGACAAGGCCCAGGCCGGCAAGAGCTCCTTCCACCTGCTCGGCCCGGTGGAGTTCAACACCAAGCGCAAGCAGGCGCTGGTCGTCGACCTCCCGAAGAAGACCGTCACCACCGAGATCAACACCCCGTTCGCCGGTGGCAACGAGTGGTGGAGCGGCAGCGCTGACGACCTGAACGTCACGATGACGCGCGACCTCGACCTGACCGGGAAGACCTCGGCCAAGCTCACCGCCAAGGCCTGGTACGACCTGGAGACGGACTACGACTACGCGTACGCCGAGGTCTCGACCGACGGTGGCGCGAACTGGACCGCTCTGGCCGGTACCTTCAACGGCACCGCGCTCCCGGACAACGCCATCAACGGCACCTCCGGCGGCAACTGGGGCGACCTGGCCTTCCCGCTGGACGCCTACGCCGGCAAGGCCATCAAGGTCCGCTTCCACAACACCACCGACGGTGGCGTTCACATGAAGGGCCTGGCCCTCGACGAGATCGCCATCACCGCTGACGGCGCCACCGTCTTCACCGACGGTGCCGAGAGCGGCGACAACGGCTGGACCGCGACCGGGTTCTCCCGGATCTCCGGCAAGTTCTCGAAGGACTACGACCAGAAGTACCTGGTCGAGAACCGTCAGTACGTGTCCTACGACACCACGCTGAAGACCGGCCCGTACAACTTCGGCTTCAGCACCACCAAGCCCGGCTGGGTCGAGCACTACGCGAACCAGAACGGCATCCTGATCTGGCTGTGGGACTCCTCGCAGTCGGACAACAACGTCGCCAACCACCCGGGCCAGGGCCTCGCCATCCCGGTGGACTCCCACCCGAACACCCTGAAGTGGGCGGACGGCACCCTGATGCGTCCGCGCGTCCAGGGCTACGACTCCACCTTCGGCTTCGAGCGCACCGACGCCCTGAAGCTGCACAAGGCCGACGTCGAGACCAAGATCCCGAGCGCCAAGGGCGTCACGGTCTTCGACGACCGGAAGTCCTACTGGACCGAGGAGAACAAGTACAGCAGCGTGAAGGTGCCCAACACCGGCACGCAGATCGAGGTCCTGTGGCAGAGCTGGAACCAGCTCGAGGCCCTGGTCCGCGTCAAGCCGGTGAAGTGA